Proteins from a genomic interval of Musa acuminata AAA Group cultivar baxijiao chromosome BXJ1-9, Cavendish_Baxijiao_AAA, whole genome shotgun sequence:
- the LOC103998196 gene encoding chaperone protein dnaJ 20, chloroplastic: MPVRGRPRAPAATVRAAPGAATMYELLSVAETAGPEEIKAAYKRQARRWHPDACRTAGDEGYFAERFMRAREAYEVLTDQGLRREYDRALLRSDGGEWERQLEGLQWRRSTTVGRRGTSWGSRMRRAHGLEIFD; the protein is encoded by the coding sequence ATGCCGGTCAGGGGGCGACCTAGAGCGCCGGCGGCGACAGTGAGAGCGGCACCGGGGGCGGCCACCATGTACGAGCTGCTGTCGGTGGCAGAGACGGCGGGGCCGGAGGAGATCAAGGCGGCGTACAAGCGGCAGGCGCGGCGGTGGCACCCGGACGCGTGCCGCACAGCGGGGGACGAGGGCTACTTCGCGGAGCGCTTCATGCGGGCGCGGGAGGCGTACGAGGTGCTCACCGACCAGGGCCTCCGCCGCGAATACGACCGGGCGCTGCTTCGGAGCGACGGGGGCGAGTGGGAGAGGCAACTGGAGGGGCTGCAGTGGCGGCGGAGCACCACGGTGGGGCGGCGGGGGACGAGTTGGGGCAGTCGGATGAGGAGGGCCCACGGGTTAGAGATATTCGATTGA